A genomic stretch from Anabrus simplex isolate iqAnaSimp1 chromosome 2, ASM4041472v1, whole genome shotgun sequence includes:
- the LOC136863241 gene encoding uncharacterized protein yields MSKRIAFIVLVLGSFIQTTVSTENDQTTDEPDCMQMGYLCDRKCKTQYICVSTGSHSFNKIKALTCSITNQTCDAINGGCRADDGVTCNAQREKFTCLSPGTFPDPYDCTKYHICNCSEAQADCNITLNKEYVCPGNTAFNPSDNQCTLKLSDDSCIHGPVPRCKNLKDNAALENNPQIYYFCVKDDIYPFVYPQLFQCPKNFHYNSEKLACEVVKTS; encoded by the coding sequence GGAAGTTTCATTCAAACAACTGTCTCCACTGAAAATGATCAGACAACTGATGAACCAGATTGTATGCAAATGGGCTACTTATGTGACAGGAAATGCAAAACACAGTATATCTGTGTAAGCACTGGATCACATTCCTTTAATAAAATAAAAGCTTTGACTTGTTCAATCACAAACCAAACCTGTGATGCCATTAATGGTGGCTGTCGAGCAGATGATGGGGTTACATGTAATGCTCAAAGAGAAAAATTTACTTGCCTTTCTCCTGGCACATTTCCAGATCCCTATGATTGTACTAAATACCACATATGTAATTGCTCTGAGGCTCAAGCTGACTGCAATATTACTCTAAATAAAGAATATGTCTGTCCTGGAAATACTGCATTTAATCCTAGCGACAATCAGTGCACTCTCAAATTATCAGATGATTCATGTATCCATGGGCCTGTACCACGCTGCAAAAACCTTAAGGATAATGCTGCTCTGGAAAACAATCCCCAGATATATTATTTTTGTGTAAAGGATGATATTTATCCATTTGTATACCCACAACTCTTCCAGTGTCCAAAGAATTTCCACTATAATTCTGAGAAACTTGCATGTGAAGTTGTTAAAACATCATGA